Below is a genomic region from Citrobacter europaeus.
AATTCCGCGAAGACCTGAACGAAACGCATCATCTGTTTAAAGATTTTGTGCAGCGCATGCGTCCGACTCTGGACATTGAGCAGGTAGCCACCGGGGAGCACTGGTTTGGGCAACAGGCGCTGGCAAACGGGCTGGTGGATGAGATTAATACCAGCGATGAGGTGATTCTCAGCCTGATGGAAGGTCGCGAAGTGTTTAACGTACGTTATCTGCAGCGTAAAAAACTGATGGACCGTTTTACCGGCAGTGCGGCCGAGAGCGCCGATCGTTTACTGCTGCGCTGGTGGCAGCGGGGTCAAAAGCCGCTGATGTAAATTGACATTGCCGGATGGCGCGAACATCGTCATCCGGCAAATCATTTCTCGCGTTAATCGATCAAGTGATACTTTTCAGAAAGTACATGCGCCAGGTGTTTAAACATATTAAACACCGCCGTACTTTTGGCCGTTGGTAGCCCTTGCTCGTCTAAAAAGTAATCTCCGCTGAAAACCAGCACGCCATTTCGCTGCGTAACGCCGGTGGCGACAATCCCCGCCAGCGTGTCCTCATGCTCACGAATGATTTTGTTGGCTTCAATCAGCAGTGTTTCGCGATCGATGGGTTGAGTGTCTTTTTGCATTATTTACTCCTTAAACAAGGACATTAGTCTACGCCGAGCCCGGCTTGTGGGCAAATATTCCCTGACTTAAATGAAGGCTTTAGGAGGGGATTGCAACTGGCGAGATTTGTTTTTGCATGCTAATAAAGTTGCGTAACGCATTTTATCAGGTACAGTGTGACGCTTTCGTCAATCTGGCAACAGATTTGCTTGACATTCGACCAATACTCCGTCGTGCTATAGCGTTTGTGAGCAAAAAAGCCTGTTAACTCAGTAACATGAGAGTTACATTACAAGCGCGAATCAGTTTAAGGGGTTGATATCCGCCGACGCAGAGACCATATCGATGTCTCGTCGCCAGTGGAAGGTGAATCAACGTGCGACGCATTCTGGAAGAATCAAATTAGGTAAAGGTGAATATGGGTAAAGCTCTTGTCATCGTTGAGTCCCCGGCAAAAGCCAAAACGATCAACAAGTATCTGGGTAATGACTACGTGGTGAAATCCAGCGTCGGTCATATCCGTGATTTGCCGACCAGTGGCTCAGCAACTAAAAAGAGCGCCGACTCAACCTCCACCAAAACGGCTAAAAAGCCCAAAAAGGATGAACGTGGCGCTCTCGTCAACCGTATGGGTGTTGACCCGTGGCACAACTGGGACGCGCGCTATGAAGTGCTGCCCGGTAAAGAAAAAGTTGTTTCTGAACTGAAGCAACTGGCTGAAAAAGCAGACCACATCTATCTCGCAACCGACCTTGACCGCGAAGGGGAAGCCATTGCGTGGCACCTGCGGGAAGTGATCGGCGGCGATGACACCCGTTACAGCCGCGTGGTGTTTAACGAAATTACCAAAAACGCTATTCGTCAGGCGTTTGAAAAACCGGGCGAACTGAATATCGACCGTGTGAATGCGCAACAGGCGCGCCGCTTTATGGACCGTGTTGTGGGCTATATGGTGTCGCCGTTGCTGTGGAAAAAAATTGCGCGCGGTCTTTCCGCTGGCCGCGTACAGTCGGTTGCTGTGCGTCTGGTGGTTGAGCGTGAACGCGAAATCAAAGCATTCGTTCCAGAAGAGTTCTGGGAGATTGATGCCAGCACGACTACGCCAGGCGGCGACGCGTTACCGCTTCAGGTAACGCATCAGAATGACAAACCGTTCCGCCCGGTCAACCGGGAACAAACGCTTGCCGCCGTTAGCTTGTTGGAAAAAGCGCGCTACAGCGTCCTGGAACGTGAAGATAAGCCGACCAGCAGCAAGCCGGGCGCGCCGTTCATCACCTCCACGCTACAGCAGGCTGCCAGCACGCGTCTGGGCTTCGGCGTGAAGAAAACAATGATGATGGCGCAGCGCTTGTATGAAGCGGGCTACATCACGTATATGCGTACTGACTCAACCAACCTGAGCCAGGATGCGGTGAACATGGTTCGCGAGTACATCGGCGATAATTTTGGCAACAAGTATCTGCCGGAGAGCGCGAACCAGTACGCCAGCAAAGAAAATTCGCAGGAAGCGCACGAAGCTATCCGTCCTTCTGATGTCGCCGTACAGGCGGAATCGCTGAAAGATATGGAAGCCGATGCGCAGAAACTGTATCAGCTGATCTGGCGCCAGTTTGTTGCCTGTCAGATGACGCCAGCCAAATATGACTCCACCACGCTGACCGTGGGCGCGGGTGATTTCCGTCTGAAGGCGCGTGGCCGTATTCTGCGCTTCGATGGCTGGACCAAAGTAATGCCTGCGCTGCGTAAGGGCGATGAAGATCGCATTTTACCGGCGGTAGATAAAGGCGATACGTTGACGCTTATCGAACTGACGCCAGCGCAACACTTTACCAAACCGCCTGCGCGCTTCAGCGAAGCTTCGCTGGTTAAAGAGCTGGAAAAACGTGGCATTGGTCGCCCATCCACGTATGCGTCGATCATCTCTACGATTCAGGATCGCGGTTATGTTCGCGTTGAGAACCGTCGTTTCTATGCTGAAAAAATGGGTGAAATCGTCACCGATCGTCTGGAAGAAAACTTCCGCGAACTGATGAACTACGATTTTACCGCGCAGATGGAAGACAGTCTCGACCAGGTGGCAAATCACGAAGCCGAATGGAAGGGCGTACTCGACAACTTCTTCACTGATTTTACTCAGCAACTGGATAAAGCTGAGAAAGACCCTGAAGAAGGCGGTATGCGTCCGAACCAGATGGTGCTGACCAGTATTGATTGCCCAACCTGCGGACGCAAGATGGGTATTCGTACCGCCAGTACCGGCGTTTTCCTTGGTTGTTCCGGCTACGCGCTTTCCCCAAAAGAGCGTTGCAAAACCACCATTAACCTGGTGCCGGAAAACGAAGTGCTGAACGTGCTGGAAGGCGACGATGCGGAAACGAACGCGCTGCGCGCCAAACGACGCTGCCAGAAGTGCGGCACGGCGATGGACAGCTACCTTATCGATCCTAAGCGCAAGCTGCATGTATGTGGTAATAACCCTACCTGCGACGGCTATGAGATCGAAGAGGGTGAATTCCGTATCAAGGGTTATGACGGTCCTATCGTTGAGTGCGAGAAATGTGGCTCTGAAATGCACCTGAAAATGGGACGTTTCGGTAAGTACATGGCGTGTACCAACGACGAGTGCAAAAATACCCGTAAGATCCTGCGTAACGGTGAAGTCGCTCCGCCGAAAGAGGATCCGGTTCCGTTGCCAGAACTGCCGTGTGAAAAATCTGACGCGTATTTCGTGTTACGTGATGGTGCTGCGGGTATCTTCCTGGCGGCAAATACGTTCCCGAAATCACGTGAGACCCGTGCGCCGTTAGTGGAAGAGTTGTACCGTTTCCGCGATCGTCTGCCGGAAAAACTGCGCTATCTGGCAGATGCGCCGCAGACCGATCCAGACGGCAACAAGTCCATGGTTCGTTTCAGCCGTAAAACTAAGCAGCAATATGTTGCCGCTGAGAAAGACGGTAAGGCTACCGGCTGGTCCGCGTTCTTCGTTGATGGCAAATGGGTAGAAGGGAAGAAATAACAGCATTCTGGCTGAATTTCTCCTCAAAGGGTCGCGTAAGCGGCCCTTTTTGTTTCTGGCGTATTATTTTTTTTCATCACTATACAGCTCACATAGAAATGATATAGTGGTTATAGTTAACACACTTTTTATTATTAAATCGTATTAGCAGCGCCAACGAGCCTGCTCTGAAACGATGATTTGATGGCGCAAATCGGGA
It encodes:
- the topA gene encoding type I DNA topoisomerase, which encodes MGKALVIVESPAKAKTINKYLGNDYVVKSSVGHIRDLPTSGSATKKSADSTSTKTAKKPKKDERGALVNRMGVDPWHNWDARYEVLPGKEKVVSELKQLAEKADHIYLATDLDREGEAIAWHLREVIGGDDTRYSRVVFNEITKNAIRQAFEKPGELNIDRVNAQQARRFMDRVVGYMVSPLLWKKIARGLSAGRVQSVAVRLVVEREREIKAFVPEEFWEIDASTTTPGGDALPLQVTHQNDKPFRPVNREQTLAAVSLLEKARYSVLEREDKPTSSKPGAPFITSTLQQAASTRLGFGVKKTMMMAQRLYEAGYITYMRTDSTNLSQDAVNMVREYIGDNFGNKYLPESANQYASKENSQEAHEAIRPSDVAVQAESLKDMEADAQKLYQLIWRQFVACQMTPAKYDSTTLTVGAGDFRLKARGRILRFDGWTKVMPALRKGDEDRILPAVDKGDTLTLIELTPAQHFTKPPARFSEASLVKELEKRGIGRPSTYASIISTIQDRGYVRVENRRFYAEKMGEIVTDRLEENFRELMNYDFTAQMEDSLDQVANHEAEWKGVLDNFFTDFTQQLDKAEKDPEEGGMRPNQMVLTSIDCPTCGRKMGIRTASTGVFLGCSGYALSPKERCKTTINLVPENEVLNVLEGDDAETNALRAKRRCQKCGTAMDSYLIDPKRKLHVCGNNPTCDGYEIEEGEFRIKGYDGPIVECEKCGSEMHLKMGRFGKYMACTNDECKNTRKILRNGEVAPPKEDPVPLPELPCEKSDAYFVLRDGAAGIFLAANTFPKSRETRAPLVEELYRFRDRLPEKLRYLADAPQTDPDGNKSMVRFSRKTKQQYVAAEKDGKATGWSAFFVDGKWVEGKK
- a CDS encoding YciN family protein, giving the protein MQKDTQPIDRETLLIEANKIIREHEDTLAGIVATGVTQRNGVLVFSGDYFLDEQGLPTAKSTAVFNMFKHLAHVLSEKYHLID